From one uncultured Fibrobacter sp. genomic stretch:
- a CDS encoding DMT family transporter produces the protein MIIRESIGKKQHALVKSALKGFVFAALSAICYGTNPLGALHLYAQNYSPETVLFYRFFTAALLLMVVMLSKGSHFKISFREFRALVAFGFLFAASSLTYYASFKYMDAGLASTLLFLYPLEVSVLMAFFFKERVKIWTVLSIVISMAGIALLYRGGDGATLSSVGCLLVFLSSISYAIYMVMANRINLQMGSVKMTFYAICFCMFFLLLYSVTLGSGLPPLFTQASSWGWGFMLGLVPTVLSLIFMVKAVRIVGSTPTAILGALEPVTAVTIGVTVFAETLTTRIMAGIILILCSTILIAVKK, from the coding sequence ATGATTATTCGGGAATCCATAGGTAAAAAACAGCATGCTCTAGTGAAGTCTGCACTCAAGGGTTTTGTTTTTGCGGCGCTTTCGGCTATCTGCTACGGCACGAATCCGCTGGGTGCGCTCCACTTGTATGCACAGAACTATTCGCCCGAGACGGTGCTTTTTTACCGATTCTTTACGGCGGCATTGTTGCTGATGGTCGTCATGCTATCCAAGGGCTCGCACTTTAAAATTTCGTTTCGCGAGTTCCGTGCGCTAGTCGCGTTCGGCTTCTTGTTTGCCGCAAGTTCGCTCACGTATTACGCCTCGTTCAAGTACATGGATGCGGGGCTAGCCTCTACGCTTCTGTTCCTTTATCCGCTCGAAGTCTCGGTGCTCATGGCGTTTTTCTTCAAGGAAAGAGTCAAAATTTGGACAGTCCTTTCGATTGTGATTTCGATGGCGGGCATTGCGCTTTTGTATCGTGGGGGAGACGGCGCAACGCTCAGTTCGGTGGGTTGCCTGCTCGTGTTCTTGTCGTCCATAAGTTACGCCATTTATATGGTGATGGCGAACCGCATCAACTTGCAGATGGGCTCGGTCAAGATGACTTTTTATGCCATCTGTTTTTGCATGTTCTTCTTGTTGCTTTATTCGGTGACGCTCGGTTCAGGGCTCCCGCCGCTCTTTACGCAGGCGAGTTCCTGGGGCTGGGGCTTTATGCTGGGACTTGTGCCGACGGTACTTTCGCTCATTTTCATGGTGAAGGCGGTACGCATCGTGGGCTCTACACCGACGGCGATTTTGGGCGCTCTGGAGCCAGTGACTGCAGTGACGATAGGCGTGACTGTCTTTGCCGAAACCTTGACGACACGCATCATGGCGGGCATCATCTTGATCCTTTGTTCCACCATTTTGATTGCCGTAAAAAAATAA